One stretch of Diorhabda carinulata isolate Delta chromosome 5, icDioCari1.1, whole genome shotgun sequence DNA includes these proteins:
- the LOC130894442 gene encoding uncharacterized protein LOC130894442 translates to MDFIVNFHELLKDFVGCNRNIIHTKVTKLTTPGENYMSDIFKINLKLKNNNDDDVIEEVHLVAKLVVTNDFTGPTANLTKNEILFYEKIVPALESFQERYGVKFPRFFPEYVAGRINLNGGDVPDKDAVIVLEDLSEKGYENIDRHIGFDLQEAKLILKDLAIFHAVPLAMRLLEPETYKSEILSNCHGFIPEFPKKDEKPDENRIDILTFLLQLFKSDEKYTPIIPIVTNFFKNLRNQIENNTRKFFTYKPDTQFETMTHEDMWSNNTMQIRRNGKLIHNMFIDFQMVRSNTLFNDLIFFIVSSVQLKYLQENFDDLIQFYYENFSETLKRFGCFTSEYTYEKFMEALPKECQKGILQCTFMMVSVIFQEKGIKSDIKSPVRFENVPLIAKEKVGFLFLEAVKRGWLS, encoded by the exons ATGGATTTTATTGTGAATTTCCACGAACTCTTAAAAGATTTCGTAGGCTGTAATAGAAATATCATCCATACAAAAGTGACTAAATTGACAACACCGGGGGAAAATTATATGagcgatattttcaaaattaatctcaaattgaagaataataatgatgatgatgtcATCGAAGAAGTCCATCTTGTAGCTAAATTAGTTGTTACGAATGATTTCACAGGACCGACAGCAAATTTaactaaaaacgaaattttattttacgaaaaaatcgTACCGGCTTTAGAAAGTTTTCAGGAAAGATACGGCGTTAAATTTCCAAGGTTTTTCCCCGAATACGTTGCAGGTAGGATCAATTTAAATGGTGGTGATGTCCCGGATAAAGATGCTGTAATAGTTTTGGAGGATTTATCAGAAAAAG GATATGAAAACATCGATCGTCATATTGGTTTCGATTTACAAGAAgcgaaattaatattgaaagatTTGGCAATTTTCCACGCGGTACCTTTAGCTATGAGACTATTGGAACCGGAAACATACAAATCTGAAATATTAAGTAACTGCCACGGATTTATACCtgagtttccaaaaaaagatgaaaaaccAGACGAAAATCGAATAGATATTTTAACATTCCTGTTACAATTATTCAAAAGCGACGAAAAATACACTCCTATAATTCCAATAGttacgaattttttcaaaaatctaagAAACCAAATCGAAAACAACACCCggaaattttttacttataaaCCGGATACGCAGTTCGAAACAATGACGCACGAAGATATGTGGTCGAATAATACGATGCAGATACGTCGAAATGGAAAGTTAATCCACAATATGTTCATCGATTTCCAAATGGTCAGAAGTAATACCCTCTTCAACGATCTGATTTTCTTCATTGTTTCCAGCGTACAACTCaaatatttacaagaaaatttcGACGACCTCATTCagttttattacgaaaatttcaGCGAAACTTTGAAGCGATTCGGTTGCTTCACTTCAGAATATACCTACGAGAAATTCATGGAAGCTCTACCTAAAGAATGTCAAAAGGGAATCCTCCAATGCACGTTTATGATGGTTTCGGTGATTTTTCAAGAAAAGGGAATAAAATCAGATATCAAATCTCCTGTTAGATTTGAAAATGTGCCCCTAATCGCAAAAGAAAAGGTTGGATTTCTATTTTTGGAAGCAGTTAAAAGGGGTTGGTTATCTTAA